AAGGAAAGGGAAAACGACGCTTTTCCCTTTCCGTGGAGCGAAAAGTCCCGGATTGGACTTTTTGCGACTCTATCAAGGTTGGTTGCTGAAAGGAGGTGGGGGTGAGAGAAACCCCTCCTTCGAGATGTTTAAGACCCCGAGTCCCACCGTTGGCGGGATCCAGTGACCATCAGGGGACGGAAAGAAGGAGGGGAAGGGGCTTTGGGGAGAGGGCCGGGGTGAGGGGGAAGGCCGTGTTCCTGTCCAGAAGCATTTACAGTTGGGTTTATTTTTGGGTTTACATATGGCGTTGTTGAAGTTGGAATAAAAGTTTTAAAAAAGTAGGGAATCCTTGGAAGGCGGAGCGGGAATTGCTTTTCATTTCAGGGTTGTTGGTCCAAGCTTTTTCCGGCTCCCTTGTCCTCCGGCTTGTCACCCATAGATTTCCAGTCCACCAATGCTTTAGCGACGACGGGACACCGGCCACTGGAGGTTCCGGGGTCTGGTGGGAGGCTTGTGAAGGGCACCCCGGTCTTCACCCGGTTACCGGGTACCCCAGGAACCGCAGGAGCCCGTCGAGGATGGTGAGGGGGTGAGGTGGGCAGCCGGGGACTGGCCTGCCCGCGAACCGGTCGGGCATCTCCGGCGGCGACGCGTCCGGGTAGCCCATGGTCCGGTGCTTCTGCTGTATTCTGGCGCGAAGGAGCTTCAGCATTTTATTCCTCGATCTCCTCTTCCCTCAGCACCCGGCAGTATTCCTCATCCTTCTTACCTGCCTTCCCCGGTATCCCCGTCACCTCCACCAGCACCTTCTTTCTGGCGTATCGGACCTCGATCCGGTCCCCCACCCGAACCGGTTTCCCCGGTTGGGCCTCGCGGCCGTTGAGACTCACGTATCCGTTGTCGCAGAGGGTGGCGGCAAGGGGTCGCCGCTTGACGAGCCGTGACCGCTTGAGGAAAAGGTCCATTCTCAGGCGGTCAGGAGTGCTGTCAGTCATAGCTTTCAACCATCCATGTGCCCCATATGTGGTGCTCGCTCGGGGTTTAGCTAGCAGCTGGCAGCTAAAAGCTTAAAGCTAAAACAGCTTAAAGCTTTTATAACCGCGCCTGAAAGCGGCGCCCGGATCGAATGCCAAGGGCTGCGTGCTCGATCCGTGAGGAGAGCGAAAATCGCATTTTTCGATCTCCGTGGAGCTGAAGTCCCGCACGGACTTCAGCGATTAACAATAGTCACCGAGAGGCCCGGCAGGCCTACTCGCTTTTATCAAAGACCTCGATATAGGCCTTTTCCCGGATCTCCCGCAGCCAGTCGTTCCGGGCCCTGGTTTCCTTCTCCGCCCTCAGGCGGTTTAACAGCTGATCCCTTACCGTGTTCATG
This portion of the bacterium genome encodes:
- a CDS encoding RNA-binding S4 domain-containing protein; amino-acid sequence: MTDSTPDRLRMDLFLKRSRLVKRRPLAATLCDNGYVSLNGREAQPGKPVRVGDRIEVRYARKKVLVEVTGIPGKAGKKDEEYCRVLREEEIEE